The Setaria italica strain Yugu1 chromosome IX, Setaria_italica_v2.0, whole genome shotgun sequence genome has a window encoding:
- the LOC101757413 gene encoding uncharacterized protein LOC101757413: protein MERQEGDDAAAAAGAGAEEEEVVQIGAQKHDPAWKHCLMVRAEGRVRLKCAYCGKHFLGGGIHRFKEHLARRPGNACCCPKVPRDVQDTMMRSLDAVAAKKMQRKLANALPPGDMRRFAPTDASPASAASGGATDSPIHMIPLNEVLDFEPVPLDEQRPPLPETMRGSVSSKKKRKMLSNASTPPLTPPTLQQHVPSTPQTNPLHQVVMAVDAVTPSSGHFGHAGLDKEQVSVAVGRFLYDVGVPLEAVNSVYFQPMLEAIASAGGRPEALSYHDFRGHILKKSLDDATSRLEFFKGSWTRTGCSVLADEWITDKGRTLINFSVYCPEGTMFLKSVDATSIVASSDALYELLKSVVEEVGEKKVVQVITNNSEIHAAAGKKLGETFPTLFWSPCSFQCIDGMLEDFSKVGAISEIISNAKAITGFFYNSAFALNLMKKYLHGKDLLVPAETRASMNFVTLKNMYGLKEALQAMVNSDEWIHFLLPKKGGIEVSNLVNSLQFWSSCAAVVHITEPLVHLLKLVGSTKRPAMGYIYAGLYQAKAAIKKELVSKNDYMAYWNIIDWRWDNQTPRPLHSAGFFLNPLFFDGIRGDVSNGIFSGMLDCIERLVSDVKIQDKIQRELNMYRSETAGDFRRQMAIRSRRTLPPAEWWYTYGGACPNLTRLAVRILSQTCSARGCDRAHIPFEQVHDERLNSFERQRMHDLTFVQYNLRLQQRQQRKVKAFDPVSVDYVDIVDDWVVDTPALFSGPVEQPNWMEINQSVSRIAPREPNEDEFESFIEGVDDEMIQGAAQGIQEDDDDSACG, encoded by the exons ATGGAGAGGCAGGAAGGGGatgacgccgcggcggcggccggggcgggggcggaggaggaggaggtggtgcagaTCGGCGCGCAGAAGCACGACCCGGCGTGGAAGCACTGCCTCATGGTGCGCGCCGAGGGCCGGGTGCGCCTCAAGTGCGCCTACTGCGGCAAGCACTtcctcggcggcggcatccACCGCTTCAAGGAGCACCTGGCCCGCCGCCCCGGGAACGCCTGCTGCTGCCCCAAGGTGCCCCGCGACGTCCAGGACACCATGATGCGCAGCCTCGACGCTGTCGCCGCCAAGAAGATGCAGCGCAAGCTAGCCAACGCACTCCCGCCCGGCGACATGAGGCGATTCGCCCCCACCGACGcgtcgcccgcctccgccgcgagcGGTGGGGCCACCGACAGCCCCATCCACATGATCCCGCTCAACGAGGTGCTGGACTTCGAACCCGTGCCGCTCGACGAACAGAGGCCTCCGCTTCCGGAGACCATGAGGGGGAGTGTCAGCAgtaagaagaagaggaagatgttGAGTAACGCCTCCACTCCACCACTTACTCCCCCGACTCTGCAGCAGCATGTTCCGTCTACTCCTCAGACCAATCCTCTTCATCAGGTTGTGATGGCAGTCGACGCAGTTACACCATCATCAGGACATTTCGGACATGCTGGTTTGGACAAGGAGCAGGTTTCTGTGGCAGTTGGGAGGTTCTTGTATGATGTTGGTGTGCCATTGGAAGCAGTGAATTCAGTCTACTTCCAGCCCATGCTTGAGGCTATTGCATCGGCAGGAGGGAGGCCGGAGGCGCTCTCATACCATGACTTTCGTGGTCACATTCTTAAGAAGTCACTGGATGATGCGACGTCTCGGTTGGAGTTCTTCAAGGGGTCATGGACAAGGACTGGCTGCTCGGTGTTGGCTGATGAGTGGATCACTGATAAAGGCAGAACCTTGATAAACTTTTCAGTGTATTGCCCAGAAGGCACTATGTTCCTCAAATCGGTGGATGCAACCAGCATTGTCGCATCTTCAGATGCACTGTATGAGTTACTGAAAAGTGTTGTCGAGGAAGTTGGCGAGAAAAAAGTTGTCCAAGTAATCACAAACAACTCTGAGATCCATGCAGCTGCAGGAAAAAAGCTAGGTGAAACATTTCCAACATTGTTCTGGTCTCCATGCTCTTTCCAGTGCATCGATGGCATGCTTGAAGATTTCAGTAAGGTAGGGGCAATCAGTGAGATAATAAGTAATGCAAAGGCCATCACAGGATTTTTCTACAACAGCGCATTTGCATTGAATCTAATGAAGAAGTATCTGCATGGGAAGGATCTGCTAGTTCCTGCAGAGACTCGCGCTTCTATGAACTTTGTCACACTGAAGAACATGTACGGTCTGAAGGAGGCTTTGCAAGCCATGGTCAACTCGGATGAATGGATACACTTTTTGCTGCCAAAGAAAGGAGGGATCGAAGTAAGCAATCTTGTTAATAGTTTGCAGTTTTGGTCCTCTTGTGCTGCTGTTGTTCACATCACCGAGCCACTTGTGCATCTCCTTAAGCTAGTTGGTAGTACAAAGAGGCCTGCTATGGGGTACATTTATGCTGGATTGTACCAGGCCAAAGcagcaatcaagaaagagctagtgAGTAAGAACGACTACATGGCTTATTGGAATATCATCGACTGGAGATGGGACAACCAAACACCACGGCCACTTCATTCAGCTGGTTTCTTCCTGAATCCACTATTTTTTGATGGAATTCGAGGTGATGTATCAAATGGAATCTTCTCAGGAATGCTAGATTGCATAGAAAGGCTGGTTTCTGATGTGAAAATCCAAGATAAAATCCAGCGAGAGCTCAACATGTACCGGAGTGAGACAGCAGGGGATTTTCGTAGGCAGATGGCTATCCGATCCAGACGAACTTTACCTCCTG CTGAATGGTGGTATACATATGGAGGAGCTTGCCCAAATTTAACACGTCTAGCGGTCCGTATTCTTAGTCAAACCTGCAGCGCTAGAGGATGTGATCGGGCGCACATTCCTTTTGAGCAAGTTCATGATGAAAGATTGAATAGTTTTGAGCGTCAGCGAATGCATGATCTCACCTTTGTACAATACAACCTACGGCTGCAGCAAAG ACAACAGCGCAAGGTGAAAGCATTTGATCCTGTCTCAGTGGACTACGTAGACATAGTTGATGACTGGGTTGTGGATACACCTGCACTGTTCTCTGGCCCAGTTGAGCAACCAAACTGGATGGAGATTAATCAATCAGTCAGCCGAATCGCACCAAGGGAACCAAATGAAGATGAATTTGAATCCTTCATTGAAG GAGTTGATGATGAAATGATCCAAGGTGCTGCACAGGGCATccaggaagatgatgatgattctGCTTGTGGCTGA